One window from the genome of Jiangella alba encodes:
- a CDS encoding YwqG family protein encodes MFGAKRAKRTDRYDELMARRAALREEIQRRIDQHHRSSMKQLPIGGPAQPFGGSSNGILLNRDGTLTATIRLRDAHGVETQVVLRAEAGGGVEVVQPADKGSAPASLTRSLDETEERISHVTALAREHLPAPAAEEFRAMLRPALRLVHAGEGDPVIAQLGGLPTLPINSWPGWDGHGPLSHVLSFDCAPVAELLPELGIPHDGRLAFFYFDGAYDDYQSTVGTWDPSTSPGFRVLHLHPENSTRAHITDAATPVPPGLTPFPPIALTAIRTLTWPAHETPMAEVVWMKHGLVEEEGARPSEPVRALYDALWKLPGGGYDTHQIGGHPCPQQGPVEMEVEQLRRGLASETFAWDHPEVQSAASTWQLLLQVASDDAADMMWGDVGQLYYLVSDPERPGEALFTWQCG; translated from the coding sequence GTGTTCGGAGCAAAACGAGCTAAGCGGACCGATCGGTACGACGAGTTGATGGCCCGCCGTGCCGCACTTCGGGAAGAGATCCAGCGACGAATCGACCAGCATCACCGGTCGAGCATGAAGCAGCTGCCCATCGGCGGGCCTGCACAGCCGTTCGGAGGCTCCAGCAACGGCATCCTGCTGAATCGTGACGGAACACTCACCGCAACGATCAGGCTGCGCGATGCGCATGGAGTGGAGACACAGGTCGTCCTTCGCGCCGAGGCCGGTGGCGGTGTCGAAGTCGTTCAGCCCGCCGACAAGGGCTCCGCGCCCGCGTCGCTGACCCGATCACTCGACGAGACCGAAGAACGCATCAGCCACGTGACCGCGCTCGCCCGGGAGCATCTGCCCGCCCCAGCGGCAGAGGAGTTCCGAGCCATGCTTCGCCCCGCTTTGAGGCTCGTCCACGCGGGCGAAGGCGACCCCGTGATCGCCCAGCTCGGCGGCTTGCCGACGCTCCCGATCAACTCCTGGCCTGGCTGGGATGGCCACGGTCCACTCAGCCACGTGCTCAGTTTCGACTGTGCACCGGTCGCGGAGCTGCTGCCCGAGCTGGGCATCCCACACGACGGCCGCCTTGCCTTCTTCTACTTCGACGGCGCATACGACGACTACCAGAGCACCGTCGGCACCTGGGACCCCTCAACGAGCCCTGGATTCCGTGTCCTCCACCTTCACCCGGAGAACAGCACCCGCGCGCACATCACCGACGCCGCCACGCCCGTGCCGCCCGGCCTCACCCCGTTCCCGCCCATCGCGCTGACGGCGATACGCACGCTGACCTGGCCGGCGCACGAAACCCCGATGGCAGAGGTCGTGTGGATGAAACACGGCCTCGTGGAAGAGGAAGGCGCGCGCCCGTCAGAACCGGTCCGAGCGCTCTACGACGCACTCTGGAAACTGCCCGGCGGCGGCTACGACACCCACCAGATCGGCGGCCACCCATGCCCACAGCAAGGGCCAGTCGAGATGGAGGTCGAACAACTACGCCGCGGACTGGCGAGCGAGACGTTCGCATGGGACCACCCAGAGGTCCAATCAGCCGCCTCCACCTGGCAGCTACTGCTGCAAGTCGCGTCCGACGACGCCGCCGACATGATGTGGGGCGACGTCGGCCAGCTCTACTACCTGGTCTCCGACCCTGAACGGCCAGGCGAAGCGCTCTTCACCTGGCAGTGCGGTTGA
- a CDS encoding RNA 2'-phosphotransferase: MTLRGIDLTREISHALRHEPWLYELELDDEGWVPVDQILAGLREKVAP, from the coding sequence GTGACGTTGCGCGGCATCGACCTGACCCGCGAGATCTCTCACGCGCTTCGCCACGAGCCCTGGCTCTACGAACTCGAGCTGGACGATGAGGGCTGGGTTCCTGTCGACCAGATCCTGGCAGGGTTGCGTGAAAAGGTGGCGCCATGA
- a CDS encoding TnpV protein, translated as MNRYGRLAMEHWQQVDPARLAALEDPTTFFSTLGDQVEDRVQELQEQLAGPDSPDETYLAKVGRLNAARLQAEEMALAELVWLQPPTAPDPPSATDEYLWALHRALNDDPDEHDQ; from the coding sequence ATGAACAGGTACGGCCGACTGGCGATGGAGCACTGGCAGCAGGTCGATCCGGCGCGCCTGGCAGCGCTGGAGGACCCGACGACCTTCTTCTCGACGCTGGGGGATCAGGTGGAGGACAGGGTGCAGGAGCTGCAGGAGCAGCTGGCCGGGCCGGACTCCCCGGACGAGACCTACCTGGCGAAGGTCGGCCGGCTGAACGCGGCGCGGCTGCAGGCCGAAGAGATGGCGCTGGCCGAGCTGGTCTGGCTGCAGCCCCCGACAGCACCGGACCCGCCGAGCGCGACCGACGAGTACCTCTGGGCGCTCCACCGAGCGTTGAACGACGACCCGGACGAGCACGACCAGTAG
- a CDS encoding methyltransferase domain-containing protein: MLARWSSWGAVPALFDEQVDRWETERRQLRAVLDESAYAAARRTTINAHYTDPAYVRPMWDLLSGLGFTEGEVLEPGCGAGTVIGLAPPGARMTGIELDPTSAAIAATLYTEATVRAESFADTRFPAGHFDAVIGNVPFGDIRLHDPRHNGGRHSLHNYVIIRSLALTRPGGLLALLTSHFTLDAQNPAARREMNALADLIAAVRLPTGAHRRAAGSEVVTDLLLFRRRGPETPPRSTVWETVTERVIDGESIRLNAYFDHHPEHILGEFAVGPGMYSATTLHVRADPARAPARFAAVLDGVAEAARRDGLIMTPRWASSGQARPAARAPEGLWDGHLMAGDDDTFQVATGSGLEECLVPATQRRELRSLLRLRDAARALLSTEAADLDDTPQIQQLRADLASRYRDHVGRFGPINRFTTRPTGRVDPETGEPRTVRAAPPVMRIFRSDPFAALVRGLEVFDETTQTATPAAIMTHRVVVPRSLAQEATS; encoded by the coding sequence GTGCTCGCGCGCTGGTCGAGCTGGGGTGCGGTGCCGGCGCTGTTCGACGAGCAGGTCGACCGGTGGGAGACCGAGCGTCGGCAGTTGCGAGCGGTGCTGGACGAGTCGGCGTACGCGGCGGCGCGACGCACGACGATCAACGCTCACTACACCGACCCCGCCTACGTCCGTCCGATGTGGGACCTGCTGAGCGGCCTGGGATTCACGGAGGGCGAGGTGCTGGAGCCCGGCTGTGGTGCTGGCACGGTCATCGGTCTGGCTCCACCCGGGGCGCGGATGACCGGGATCGAGCTGGACCCCACCAGCGCCGCCATCGCGGCCACCCTGTATACGGAGGCCACGGTTCGGGCAGAGTCGTTCGCCGACACCCGGTTCCCGGCTGGCCACTTCGACGCCGTGATCGGCAACGTGCCGTTCGGCGACATCCGGCTGCACGACCCTCGCCACAATGGCGGCCGGCACAGCCTGCACAACTACGTCATCATCAGGTCTCTCGCCCTGACCCGCCCGGGAGGCCTGCTCGCCCTGTTGACCAGCCACTTCACCCTGGATGCGCAGAACCCGGCCGCACGCCGCGAGATGAACGCGCTGGCGGACTTGATCGCGGCGGTCCGGCTGCCGACCGGCGCGCATCGCCGCGCCGCCGGCAGCGAGGTGGTGACGGATCTGCTGCTGTTCCGGCGCCGCGGCCCCGAGACGCCGCCGCGGTCGACGGTGTGGGAGACCGTCACCGAGCGCGTCATCGACGGCGAGAGCATCCGCCTCAACGCCTACTTCGACCATCACCCCGAGCACATCCTGGGCGAGTTCGCCGTCGGGCCCGGCATGTACAGCGCGACGACCCTGCACGTGAGGGCCGACCCCGCCCGGGCGCCGGCGCGCTTCGCGGCCGTGCTCGACGGCGTCGCCGAGGCAGCGCGCCGCGACGGCCTGATCATGACGCCGCGTTGGGCCTCCTCGGGCCAGGCGCGGCCGGCGGCGCGCGCTCCGGAGGGGCTGTGGGACGGGCATCTGATGGCGGGTGACGACGACACGTTCCAGGTCGCGACCGGCAGCGGTCTGGAGGAATGCCTGGTCCCTGCGACCCAGCGGCGAGAGCTGCGGTCCTTGCTGAGGCTGCGCGACGCCGCACGGGCGCTGCTGAGCACGGAAGCGGCCGACCTCGACGACACCCCGCAGATCCAGCAGCTACGCGCCGACCTGGCCAGTCGGTATCGCGATCACGTGGGCAGGTTCGGTCCGATCAACCGGTTCACGACGCGCCCCACCGGCCGTGTCGATCCCGAGACGGGCGAGCCGCGGACGGTGCGGGCCGCGCCGCCGGTGATGCGGATCTTCCGCAGCGATCCGTTCGCTGCGCTGGTGCGGGGCCTGGAGGTCTTCGACGAGACCACTCAGACCGCCACCCCGGCGGCGATCATGACGCATCGTGTCGTTGTCCCGCGGTCACTCGCACAGGAAGCGACATCGTGA